The Nymphaea colorata isolate Beijing-Zhang1983 chromosome 5, ASM883128v2, whole genome shotgun sequence DNA segment GCATTCAAACACTCTAAAACCCCTAAAACCCCCTCCGCACATTAAAACTTATCAAGAAAGACATTactgcacatgagccgagtcgagcccgagcttggccagctcgaactcgactcaaaaaactcaagcacaagctcggctcgaactcaagtcgagctccttatgacaagctcgagctcaaacccatttaactcgtttaggcattAACTGGtgtaactcatgtaacttgtgaagATTTATTTTTACCAACAGGTTATATCTGGCCAAACTACAACCCGGTTCATATGAAGAAAACACTGTCTGTGAGTTGGTTCCAGATCTCAAGCATTTGGATCCGTCGGGGTTAATTGAGTATTTTATCCACAAGAGGCAGGGGCTTCAAGGCAGCTTAGTTTCCGAAACGGTACCTTTCTGTTCTACATTTCTTAGTATGCACTCAAATTTTGTCCACGAACGCTCAGTTCTGGACGtaaaaaaacttatttcaacTGATCAGCAAGCTGACCTTGAAGCTTGTCTATGCTCGTTATGACAGAAGTCttattaaactttaaaaaactcatattttaaatatattagaCCATGTAAAACATGTTAACATACTTCTTTGGGAGATAAACAAGTTATGATATGTTTCACATTATAATGAAACAATGTCATGGTACCTAAAACCCATCCAGTCTCCCCATGTCAATTGTTTGACTTGTTTGAAGGACAAAAAATGCCATGCCAGGCATGAATTTgagatttataaaattttgcCCTTTTTATGAAATATGAGCTTAAGTCCTGGGTTTAAACGGAAAATATTGCCCCTTTATATTCTTCGGTAAGGTTTTCGCCATTAGGGTTTCTTTTCGGGAGTTCAGTCGCAGGCAGGCAGGCAGGTACCTCTCTCTCCCccgcgcgctctctctctctttctcttcctctatcaAAATGGTGAACCTTGATCTTCTCGTGGAAGAAAATGGCTTCATTTTGACATTCTTCTTCGGTTTGATTCCATTCTCTACTTTGTTTTCTAGGTTTTTCCTTGCAGCATTCCTGGTAGTTACTTTTGTAAAGTCATGGTTTTGTGGAATGTTTGAAGGGACCGTATTTTTCCCATGATTGTCTTTCTCCATATTTCTGCCTGAAGTGTATTAATACCTTGTGTTGTTTTATGGAATTGGAGATGCCTCACGTGGACACTGTTGCTGCACTGCTGTGTTTCTTTCTATGGTTATCCTTTCGGGATGCAGTTTGGTTAGGATGAATTTCCCGGTTTTTTGAGAGTTTAGGAACCGGAATGCAGCAGCATTACTATTTTATTGTTTCCTCAAACTAAGATTTGTTTGTTCTTGCGACGACGAGATGTTTGTTGACGTGCTGACATTTGAGTTATTGTTTATTTGACCTTCTAGTTGGTGAAGATGGCCCCTGCGCAGGCTAAATCGGGGTTTTTTGTTGGGTTAAACAGAGGTCATGTTACAACAAAGCGAGAATTGGCTCGTCGCCCGTCGGATAGAAAAGGGGTATGCTGTCAATTTTGTTGTGGTTCTTGTTTCACTTGTTGCATCTTGGTGGGGGTTATCTATCTGTCCGATTTTACCTTGTCTTGTTCAATGCTGCTAGCGATGTCGATGCATATTTTCTCTGATTGATTTGTTCAACATTGCTGACATTTCAGAAAACCAGCAAAAGGACTCTGTTTGTCAGGAATCTGATTAGGGAGGTTGCTGGTTTTGCTCCCTATGAGAAGAGGATAACTGAGCTTCTTAAGGTCGGAAAGGACAAACGTGCTCTGAAAGTAGCAAAGAGAAAGTTGGGCACCCACAAGAGGGCCAAGAAGAAGCGTGAGGAAATGTCCAGTGTTCTCCGCAAGATGAGGTATGTGAACTGGCTTGTTGATATCAAAGAGTTCTTTGCATTCGGTTGATGATCTATAACTACTTGGAACTGCGGGGTAGAACATAGCGGACATAATAGACCTTGACGTTCATTTAATTATGAACTCAGCAAATCAGCACGGCACTTGGTAAATGTGGAGATCAATTTCAGCTATTCTTCTTTCAGTATCGTAAAAAAAATGGttacattttaataattaattagCTGTTAAAGCAAGAGATGGCTTGCACTGTTATCTAGGTTAATATCTCTGTATGAAAGATCAGTTTTTGACTTGAAGCTgtttatgaaaatcaattttttacttGGTTAAGCTAAGATTATTGTCAATCTTAGAAGCTATATTAGTTTCAAGCTGAAGATGATGCCATCATATAACAAGTAGATCTGCTTGGCCGAACCGCTGCACCATTCTCACCTGGGTGTGTTGGGGGGGTGGGGCCCGGGACACTGCGAGGTGGGTAGTGTATCTGGGGCGGATGCTTCCTAAAGAGTAACGGCTGAACTGACGTATGTAGATGGCAAGTTGGAAGTCGCCCAGGTGATTGCTTTGCTACTGAATTCTATAGGATATGAGTGTCCTAAGGTATTTGCAACTTTACGAACAATGCATTTAGTCATATCATTGATCCATGTACTGAGCTACCTAAGTGAGTTTTGATTATTACATGGAGGATTGGATAAGGGTCAAGAATATGCTTTTCCCTTGTGTCCATGTGACTGGCAGAAGGAATGAGAAGCGAGGGTGCGAGGTGGG contains these protein-coding regions:
- the LOC116254127 gene encoding 60S ribosomal protein L36-2-like; protein product: MAPAQAKSGFFVGLNRGHVTTKRELARRPSDRKGKTSKRTLFVRNLIREVAGFAPYEKRITELLKVGKDKRALKVAKRKLGTHKRAKKKREEMSSVLRKMRSAGGGDKKK